A window of Staphylococcus sp. 17KM0847 contains these coding sequences:
- a CDS encoding Fur family transcriptional regulator: MEERLNRVKQQLQQSSYKLTPQREATVRVLIENEADHLSAEDVYLKVKEKAPEIGLATVYRTLELLADIKVVDKVSFGDGVARFDLRKEGSKHFHHHLVCMECGRVDEIDEDLLPQVEERVENEFDFKILDHRLTFHGICSTCQQAGKGTDV; this comes from the coding sequence GTGGAAGAACGTCTTAATCGTGTAAAGCAGCAATTACAACAGTCTTCATATAAGTTAACACCACAACGAGAAGCAACAGTACGTGTACTTATCGAAAATGAAGCAGATCATCTCAGCGCAGAAGATGTCTATTTAAAAGTAAAAGAGAAAGCACCTGAAATTGGACTTGCAACAGTATATCGTACGTTAGAACTTTTAGCAGATATTAAAGTTGTAGACAAAGTCAGTTTTGGTGATGGTGTTGCACGTTTTGATTTGCGCAAAGAAGGCTCTAAACATTTTCATCATCATCTTGTTTGCATGGAGTGTGGACGTGTAGATGAAATCGATGAAGATTTACTTCCACAAGTTGAAGAACGTGTAGAAAATGAATTTGACTTTAAAATTTTAGATCATCGTTTGACATTTCATGGCATATGTTCAACTTGTCAACAAGCAGGAAAAGGAACTGACGTATAG